Within the Devosia lucknowensis genome, the region GCATCACTGCTAACCGCATCGGCGATCCGTTCGTCCATGCTGCGGCTGCAGTCTGCGTCGATACGCGCGTCGAGCCCATTTTTCTCGAACAGTTCGCCCAAGGTTTCCCTGGTGACGCCGAGGGCATGGGCTGTTCCGGAGTTTTCGTTTAGGAGAACGTAGAAGCGCTGGCTGGTCATCTGATCTCGGTCCGGTGGGGCTGGTCAGCAACGCATAGCGCGCGAAATGCGTTGCGTAAGCGACAACTGGAAATCTGCGATGCTCAACCGACTGGTCCGCTCAACCCCGATCCGCCGTATTCAAAAGTTCATCACCGCAGAAGCAGGCCTCTTGGCGTCAATCGCCATCGTCAGTGGTCTCGTGCTTGCATTCCTCAATATTGCTGACGGTGTGGCCGACGACGATCTGGTGGCGTTCGACAACGCCATCCTGATGATGTTCCGCGACCCCACCAACATCGACAACGTCATCGGTCCGGTCTGGCTGCATGAAATGGTCCGAGACATCACGGCGCTGGGGAGCTTCATCCTCCTCGGCTTCATCGTGGTCGGCGTCTGCGGCTATCTGCTGATGCTGAGACTCAAGGCCGAGGCGCTGCTGATCCTCGTATCGGTGCTGGGCGGCACGCTGATCAGTACGCTGCTCAAGATGACCTATGACAGGCCACGACCGGACCTGACTGCCATGTCGCACCAGTTCACCGCCAGCTTTCCCAGCGGCCACGCGATGCTCTCCGCGGTGACCT harbors:
- a CDS encoding phosphatase PAP2 family protein; amino-acid sequence: MLNRLVRSTPIRRIQKFITAEAGLLASIAIVSGLVLAFLNIADGVADDDLVAFDNAILMMFRDPTNIDNVIGPVWLHEMVRDITALGSFILLGFIVVGVCGYLLMLRLKAEALLILVSVLGGTLISTLLKMTYDRPRPDLTAMSHQFTASFPSGHAMLSAVTFLTLGALLARLAPSRSKRIYIFSTAIFLTLIVGMSRIYMGVHFPSDVLAGWCLGAAWALLCSAVAVVLQRRGKVMPTPVENQA